The Sulfurospirillum sp. UCH001 genome segment ATGATGATTGAAGAGCAAAAAAAGAGTGAAGAGACAACACCCAATATTAAATTGAATCAGTTTAAAACCATTATCTATGAAGTGATACAACACCATAAACTTTTCTTTAAATATCAACCATCTCTATCACTTCAAAAAGAAAAAATAACAATATTAGAAGTTTTAACACGTATGGAGTCACAAACCTATGGAACACTCTCAAAACAGCAAATTCAGCGTATTGTGAATCATACAGGGCATGAAAGAGAGTTTGATGAAAAGGTTTTTGAACTTTTACTCAAAGAAATTATACCACTTATGGAAAAAGAGATACTTTTTAGTATTGAAATATCTCCAGTGACGCTTCGAAATTTAAATTTCAAACGGTATCTTTTAACGCTTTTTGAACGTCAAAAGATTTCACCTCATCGTTTTATATTGGAAATTACAGAGAAAAAAAGTTATGAAAATATGCATCGTTTTAGAGAAATCATTGAAAGTTATCAAGAGGTTGGATTTAAGATAGCCTTGGGCAACTTTGGTGGAAATAATTGTGGTTTTGAATACCTCAAATATTTACCGATAAATTTAGTAAAATTTGATATTGAATTTACTAAAAAAATTGATGATTCAAGGTATCAGCACCTTCTTGGTCATTACATCAAACTTATCCAAATGCTTCATATTCAAAGTATGGTAAAATTCGTAGATAAAGAGGCTCTTTTACATAAAATAAAAGAGTTTAAACCTGATTTTATACA includes the following:
- a CDS encoding GGDEF domain-containing protein; translated protein: MLYSEIKERENRFKIALKIAFPLLLLIGIFFYSFQLFSHTSVNFFLLILLIPIYVYYTVYLIYHGFQTTLIDPITKTFTRAEILTKIEKISDPENTTIIFLHINNFSDINERYGINNGDLVLNQFIQKLEFFLREHRFKNIPIGRYSSDSFLLFIKHPSRELKHLLTVFTKSVQNVGISNIEVKVAFSLLSAAYDTDANNLIERLLMMIEEQKKSEETTPNIKLNQFKTIIYEVIQHHKLFFKYQPSLSLQKEKITILEVLTRMESQTYGTLSKQQIQRIVNHTGHEREFDEKVFELLLKEIIPLMEKEILFSIEISPVTLRNLNFKRYLLTLFERQKISPHRFILEITEKKSYENMHRFREIIESYQEVGFKIALGNFGGNNCGFEYLKYLPINLVKFDIEFTKKIDDSRYQHLLGHYIKLIQMLHIQSMVKFVDKEALLHKIKEFKPDFIQGFCISKPKNLEQILGEIK